From a single Halobacteriovorax sp. HLS genomic region:
- the ndk gene encoding nucleoside-diphosphate kinase: MKMERTLSIVKPNAVLDNNIGNIINKFEREGLRIAAAKLVHLSKEKAEGFYIEHKDRPFFGELVSFMTSAPVMIMALEGEGAVDKNREIMGATNPAEAAEGTLRKLYAKSIGENAVHGSDSQASADREINYFFDKNEVLTRF, translated from the coding sequence ATAAAAATGGAAAGAACACTAAGTATTGTTAAGCCAAATGCTGTTTTAGATAACAACATCGGTAATATTATTAATAAATTCGAAAGAGAAGGGCTAAGAATTGCTGCTGCAAAATTAGTTCACCTTTCAAAAGAAAAAGCGGAAGGTTTCTATATCGAGCACAAAGATAGACCATTCTTTGGTGAGCTTGTTTCTTTCATGACTTCAGCGCCTGTTATGATTATGGCACTTGAAGGTGAAGGTGCAGTTGATAAGAATAGAGAAATCATGGGTGCAACAAACCCAGCTGAAGCAGCAGAAGGAACTCTTAGAAAGCTATATGCTAAGTCTATTGGTGAAAATGCTGTTCACGGTTCAGATTCTCAAGCTTCTGCTGACAGAGAAATTAATTACTTCTTTGACAAGAACGAAGTTTTAACTAGATTCTAG
- the sucC gene encoding ADP-forming succinate--CoA ligase subunit beta encodes MNVHEYQAKELMKKFGIKVLGGQVAKSVDEAVAGAEKLGGNVWVVKAQIHAGGRGKAGGVKLAKNMDEVKAHADDILGKTLVTHQTGPEGKKVLTLLVEEGCEIEHEYYAGIVLDRATGKVTFMASSEGGVEIEKVAEETPEKIIKVAVDPAAGFTPFIGRKLAYGIGIKDKDLVKEATKFFKGLYELYIATDCTIAEINPMVKTKAGEIIALDAKLNFDDNALFRHPEIEAMRDPTEESVEELDAAKYGLSYISLDGNIGCLVNGAGLAMGTMDIIKLHGGEPANFLDVGGGATKETVEKAFSIILSDKNVKAILVNIFGGIMKCDIIAEGVCAAAKSLGVSVPLVVRLEGTNVALGKKILNESDLTIIAADDLADAAKKVVEATKGDA; translated from the coding sequence ATGAACGTACATGAGTACCAGGCCAAAGAGCTGATGAAGAAATTTGGAATAAAAGTTCTCGGTGGTCAGGTTGCTAAGTCTGTAGATGAAGCGGTTGCAGGTGCAGAGAAACTTGGTGGAAATGTTTGGGTAGTAAAGGCTCAAATTCACGCCGGTGGTAGAGGAAAAGCTGGAGGCGTTAAGCTTGCCAAGAATATGGATGAAGTTAAGGCCCATGCCGACGACATTCTAGGTAAGACGCTAGTTACACACCAAACAGGACCAGAAGGTAAGAAAGTTCTTACGCTTTTAGTTGAAGAAGGTTGTGAAATAGAGCATGAGTACTATGCAGGTATTGTTCTTGATAGAGCGACTGGAAAAGTAACTTTTATGGCATCTAGTGAAGGTGGTGTAGAAATTGAAAAAGTTGCAGAAGAAACTCCTGAAAAAATAATCAAAGTTGCTGTTGATCCAGCTGCTGGTTTTACTCCTTTTATCGGAAGAAAGCTTGCTTACGGAATCGGTATTAAAGATAAAGACCTTGTTAAAGAAGCTACAAAATTCTTTAAAGGTCTTTATGAGTTATATATCGCTACTGATTGTACTATAGCCGAAATTAACCCAATGGTTAAAACTAAGGCCGGTGAGATTATCGCTTTAGATGCAAAGTTAAACTTTGACGATAATGCTCTTTTTAGACATCCAGAAATTGAAGCAATGAGAGATCCTACAGAAGAATCTGTTGAAGAACTTGATGCTGCTAAATACGGACTTTCTTATATTTCTCTAGATGGAAATATTGGTTGTCTAGTAAACGGTGCTGGTCTTGCGATGGGTACAATGGATATTATTAAGCTTCATGGTGGAGAGCCAGCGAACTTCCTTGATGTAGGTGGTGGAGCAACTAAAGAAACTGTTGAAAAAGCATTTTCAATTATCCTTTCAGATAAGAACGTTAAAGCTATTCTTGTAAATATCTTTGGTGGGATTATGAAGTGTGACATTATTGCTGAAGGTGTTTGTGCCGCAGCTAAGTCACTTGGTGTTTCAGTTCCTCTAGTTGTAAGACTTGAAGGTACAAACGTAGCACTTGGAAAGAAAATTCTTAATGAATCTGATTTAACTATTATTGCCGCTGACGATCTTGCAGATGCTGCGAAGAAAGTTGTTGAAGCAACTAAAGGGGATGCGTAA
- the sucD gene encoding succinate--CoA ligase subunit alpha, producing MAILINRDTKLITVGFTGKQGTFHSLQSRDYGTNFVGGVTPGKGGTVHEGFPVFNTVKEAVDKTEANAAMIMVPPPFAADSILECIDAGMPLVIAITEGIPIIDMVKVKAALKESNTRLIGPNCPGLITPGECKIGIMPGHIHMPGKVGVVSRSGTLTYEAVFQLTQRDIGQSTCVGIGGDPVNGTDFIDVLKLFEKDADTEAVIMIGEIGGSAETDAARWIQKNMTKPVVSFIAGASAPAGKRMGHAGAIISGGDDTAEAKFRILEECGVTIARSPAELGHKMEEVLGKK from the coding sequence ATGGCCATTCTAATTAATAGAGATACAAAACTAATCACTGTTGGTTTTACAGGTAAGCAAGGAACTTTTCACTCTCTTCAATCTAGAGATTATGGTACTAACTTTGTTGGTGGTGTAACTCCAGGTAAGGGTGGGACGGTTCACGAAGGTTTCCCTGTATTTAATACAGTTAAAGAAGCTGTTGATAAGACTGAAGCCAATGCTGCAATGATTATGGTTCCACCTCCATTTGCTGCGGATTCAATTCTAGAATGTATCGATGCTGGAATGCCCCTTGTAATTGCGATTACAGAAGGTATTCCAATTATTGATATGGTAAAAGTTAAAGCGGCACTTAAAGAGTCGAATACAAGATTAATTGGTCCTAACTGTCCAGGTCTTATTACTCCAGGTGAGTGTAAGATTGGAATTATGCCAGGACATATTCATATGCCTGGAAAAGTTGGTGTAGTTTCTAGATCAGGGACGTTGACTTATGAAGCTGTTTTCCAATTAACTCAAAGAGATATTGGTCAATCAACTTGTGTAGGTATTGGTGGAGATCCTGTTAATGGAACTGACTTTATCGACGTTTTAAAATTATTTGAAAAAGATGCAGATACTGAAGCAGTAATTATGATCGGCGAGATCGGTGGTAGTGCAGAGACTGATGCAGCTAGATGGATTCAAAAAAATATGACAAAACCTGTTGTGAGCTTTATCGCTGGTGCTTCTGCTCCTGCTGGTAAGAGAATGGGACACGCTGGTGCAATTATCTCTGGTGGAGATGACACTGCAGAAGCGAAGTTCAGAATTCTTGAGGAATGTGGTGTGACTATTGCTAGATCACCTGCTGAACTTGGGCACAAAATGGAAGAAGTTTTAGGTAAGAAATAA